A genomic segment from Barrientosiimonas humi encodes:
- the pdxH gene encoding pyridoxamine 5'-phosphate oxidase, translating into MNEVLRTDYDGHGLEDGVMPPAPWPFVEEWVTEARDAARERADVPEPDALSVATADASGRPRVRTVLLRHLGPDGFGFFTNLSSRKGRDLAENAAVAASLTWPAMFRAIRVFGRAEQLPRETVEAYFRSRPWGSRISAWTSAQSQPVEDRAALEQAYAAYAEKWSDHGSPDDVPVPDFWGGYLIHCDEVELWGGRRSRLHDRFRYVRVGDGDLADPTSWELSRLQP; encoded by the coding sequence GTGAACGAGGTCCTGCGCACCGACTACGACGGACACGGGCTCGAGGACGGGGTGATGCCGCCCGCGCCCTGGCCGTTCGTCGAGGAGTGGGTCACCGAGGCGCGCGACGCCGCGCGCGAGCGCGCGGACGTGCCCGAGCCGGACGCGCTCTCGGTGGCGACGGCCGATGCGTCGGGGCGGCCGCGGGTGCGCACCGTGCTGCTGCGCCACCTGGGGCCCGACGGGTTCGGTTTCTTCACCAACCTCAGCTCGCGCAAGGGGCGCGACCTCGCGGAGAACGCCGCGGTGGCCGCCTCGCTCACCTGGCCCGCGATGTTCCGGGCGATCCGGGTGTTCGGGCGCGCCGAGCAGCTGCCGCGCGAGACGGTCGAGGCGTACTTCCGCAGCCGGCCGTGGGGGTCGCGGATCAGCGCGTGGACCTCGGCGCAGTCCCAGCCGGTCGAGGACCGGGCGGCGCTGGAGCAGGCCTACGCGGCGTACGCCGAGAAGTGGTCCGACCACGGCAGCCCCGACGACGTGCCGGTGCCGGACTTCTGGGGCGGCTACCTCATCCACTGCGACGAGGTGGAGCTGTGGGGCGGGCGCCGCAGCCGCCTGCACGACCGCTTCCGCTACGTC